TCATTTTCTGGGGCCTTACTTTTTCTCAATTAGGTGGTACGAAAAACACTGCTAAAATCGCAAAATTTGGTTTTATTATCGGTATTCTCATCCCAGCAATCATTTTATTTATCCTAGGTATTGCTTATGTTGCTGGCGGAAATCCCCTTCATGTCACTTTTTCCAAAGAGGCGTTTATCCCGGATTTCTCAAAAGCTTCAACATTAGTCATCTTCGTGTCATTTATACTCGCTTACATGGGTGTTGAAGCTTCCGCGAGCCACGTAAATGAAATGACCAATCCAAAACGCGATTATCCACTAGCGATGATTATGCTCGTTATTTTAGCCATCGCACTGAATACAATCGGCGGCTTAACTATCTCCGCTGTGTTACCTTTAAAAGATTTATCCCTTAGTTCCGGTGTCGTCCAAACATTCCAAGCGCTAATTCTGCATTTTGGTTCCGGCTTAGGATGGGCAGTAAAACTGATTGCCATCATGATTGCACTTGGCGTCATGGGTGAAGTCAGTGCCTGGGTAGTCGGCCCCTCACGTGGAATGTACACTGCAGCAGAACAAGGCTTACTTCCTGAAAAAATGAAAAAAGTAAATAAACACGGCGTCCCTGTTCCACTTATTATGGTTCAAGGTATCGTGGTTACCATTTGGGCAGCTATTCTCACATTCGGCGGCGGTGGAAATAATTTATCATTCCTAACTGCCATTTCCTTAACCGTAGTCATTTATTTAGTCGGCTATTTACTCTTTTTCATCGGCTACTTAGTACTTATTTTCAAAAAATCGAGCTTAAAACGCACCTATCAAATCCCTGGTGGCAAAATTGTTAAAGTGATTGTAGCGCTAATTGGCTTAGTAACATCCATTTTCGCTTTATGTATCTCTTTTGTTCCACCAGCATCCATCGCCGCAAAAAGCGACACGACATACATGGTTATCTTATCAATCAGCTTTATCGTCACCGTACTAATTCCATTCATCATCTACGCTGTGCACGATAAAAAAGACATCTCACCGAAAGATATTACACATTTAGACTCAAGCGACATCAATAAATTCACCCACCCAAGAGCTCGCGGCGAACACATTATTAACCCTGATGACAAACATATTATGAATCAAGACAAATTATAGGAGGAAAAAATCATGTTATATAGTAAAGAAAATAAAGAAAGTTATTTAGAACCAGTTTTCGGATCAAGTGCAGAGGATCGTGATATTCCTAAATATACCCTCGGAAAAGAACCACTCGAACCTCGGATTGCCTATCGTTTAGTAAAAGATGAACTTTTAGATGAAGGTTCTGCCCGCCAAAACTTAGCTACTTTTTGCCAAACATATATGGAAGACGAAGCAACCAAGTTAATGTCCGAAACACTAGAAAAAAATGCGATTGATAAATCCGAATATCCTAGAACAGCCGAACTAGAAAATCGTTGCGTCAATATTATCGCTGACTTGTGGCATGCACCTAAAGACCAAAAATTCATGGGAACTTCCACAATCGGCTCTAGTGAAGCGTGTATGCTTGGCGGAATGGCAATGAAATTTGCTTGGAGAAAACGTGCGGAAAAACTTGGCTTAGATATTTATGCGCAAAAACCAAACCTCGTTATCTCTTCTGGCTATCAAGTATGCTGGGAAAAATTCTGTGTCTACTGGGATATCGATATGCGCGTTGTTCCAATGGATAAAGACCACATGCAACTAAATACTGACCAAGTCCTTGATTACGTCGACGAATATACAATCGGCGTTGTCGGCATCCTCGGCATCACTTACACAGGCCGCTACGATGACATCTATGCACTTAACGAAAAATTAGAAGAATACAATAGCAAAACAGATTATAAAGTCTACATTCACGTCGATGCAGCAAGTGGCGGATTCTTCACACCATTTGTCGAACCCGATATCATCTGGGACTTCCGCTTGAAAAACGTTATCTCCATTAATACTTCTGGTCACAAATACGGCCTCGTTTATCCAGGTATCGGTTGGGTCCTTTGGAAAGATGAAAGCTACCTACCAGAAGAACTCATCTTTAAAGTTAGCTATCTTGGCGGAGAAATGCCAACCATGCAAATCAATTTCTCCCGCAGCGCCAGCCACATCATCGGTCAATACTACAATTTCTTACGCTACGGCTTCGAAGGCTACCGCACCATTCACCAAAAAACAAGCGATGTCGCACAATACCTTGCTCATGCAGTCGAACAAACCGGCTACTTTGACATTTATAACGACGGCTCCCATTTACCAATCGTCTGCTATAAATTAAAAGACGACGCTAACGTAAAATGGACATTATATGATTTAGCGGACCACCTCCAAATGCGCGGCTGGCAGGTTCCCGCATACCCACTACCAAAAAACTTAGAAAACATCATCATCCAACGTTACGTCTGCCGAGCTGACCTCGGTTTCAACATGGCAGAAGAATTCATCCAAGATTTCCAAGCCTCTATTCAAGAACTAAACAACGCCCACATTCTCTTCCACGATACCCAACAATCCGGCGTCCACGGCTTCACACATTAATAAAAAGGCTAGCCTCTCAAATAGGCTAGCCTTTTTTCATGCTCTTTTATTCTAAGTGACTGAATCGCCCTTTCTACATCTACAAGATCTCTGTCAAAAAAAGCCAAGGAAATCGGAATAATCATCCCATCTACCGCTTCCTTTAATTCCATTTCACAGTTCGGATGGCAAAGCACAATCGTTGGCTCACATGACTCCGCTAAAACCTGGTTCAACTCCTCCATCGAATTAAACATCGTCTCATGCACCCTCACCTTCCGCCCCAGCTCTTGCTCCACCTGAAACTTACACGACTCAAAATTAATTAAATTAAAGGAAAAAATACAAATTTGCACCGGATTGTTCCATTTATAAATCAGAGGATACAAATGAATCGTCAAATAATTAATGTGCGAATCAATTAATAATACTCGATATTCACTAGCCTCATTCCAGCGCTCCAAAACATTTTTCACAACCATATAAAGTGGCTCATACTTTTTATCCAGTAATCGCTCATTACTCGGAATAAGCCCCTGCAAATTAAACAATGTCTTCTTCAAAAAGTAACAAAGTGCCGCCCGAAAAAGTGAATGATTAACAACCTCCGGACCAAAATATTCCTCAAATAAATCAATCAAAACTTGTAAATCCGCATTTTTCATTATCAAATTATTAAACTGCTCCAACTCCACCTTTTTCATGGAAGCATCAATGATACTAAAATTAGTCGAATAATAAATCAGCATTAAATACAAGTAATCATTATATGAAAACGCCTGACCAAGCTCTTTTTCAAGTGTTTCCTTACTACTTTTCCGAACCATATCAAGAAAGCTTGAAGACTCAATATATTTTTGACACTGTTCATCCAATATAATCGCACTAGTCGGAATATCCCTCTTAAACACCATCGAAATCAGCGACCGAAAATACGCATGACCTTCCGCATTATGCGCCAACGTATCAATATTGATCCGCAAATTCAACGTCGCCATAAAGTCATCAATCATTTGCTTCTCCTCATCCAAAAGTGGATAAATAAGCACACCATATTCTGCTTGAAGAAGCGCAATCAAATACCGAACCCTGTATTCCTTCCCAGTAATTCGATTATTATCAAGTGTCAAATCAATTTCTCGAAGAAACGCTTCTACCTTGTGCTTCAACCGATACGCATGCGAATGAGAAATAAAATACGTATCCATAAAATCTGTGAATTTGCGCTCCTCCACATTCGTAACAAAAAACGCCACACATTTTAAAAACATCGAGTTATCATATAATTTGTACAAAACTTTCCGCTCCGTTGCCCCATTTTGCAATCGACATTGGTATACCCAATTATCCGCACATTCTTTCATCTGAATAACAATCAAGCCATCCAATTCTTCATTCAACGCATGAATATCCGACCTTACCGTCACCCGCGAAGTCTCCATATATTCCGCAATTTCATCTAAATTCGTATGCTTATTCTTAAGTAGAAAATCACAAATCAAACATTTTCTTTTGATATCCTTTTCAATATAATTCGTAAGCATAACTATCCTCTCCGTGAAAAATTAATCAATAGTATCTATCAATTTCCTTCTTGTTAAAACAATCACATATAAATGCAAATAATTCCATTCTTAATCAAAATCATAAATATACACTTCGATATCATTTGCTATAAGTGTTTTTCTGATAATAGGTTCAATAATTTCCCATTTCCCACCAGCTAGCCCACATCCAATTCTCGGCATATGAATACTCGCTTGTTGCTCTTTCGCTATCTCACTTAATTTTTCTAAGCAGCTTTCCACCGCCTCATATCGAATTGGCGCACCTTTCGAACCTGTTTTAGTTCCTTTCTGACCAATCATATTGCAAATACTTATATAATCAGTCACTGGAATTAGTTGAACTTCTCCCAGTTTAAAATCATTCTTATCCTTGTACCATTTTCTATAAGCTTTCTCAGGCTCTTTCCACTTTCGAGAAATAGCTAAAACAAAGCCCTTTCCCCAACCACCTACATCATTACAAATATGTGCAATAATTTTATTTCCTTTAGCCATGGGATTTGTTGCATCGCCTTTTAAATAAGTAATCTGCGTCATCTCGTCACCTCTGTAAATTTTTTATGTATGGTATTACTTTTTGCAATTGGCGCAACATAGCATTAAAATCTGCTGCTGTAGAAACTACAATAGGTTCTCCCAAATTCAAATTCTTTTTAACAAAAATTTTGTATTGCTTCCCATAAAAACCAACATCTAATAGCAAATCATCTAGATATTGGACTTGTAAAATATCCTCTTTCAAAAGATCACTTTGATCAAAAAAAACAATTTGCCCATTTTGTAATCTATTTTTGAGAACATTTAAACCTAAACAACTCCTACTAAATGGCTATTTACCAACTCTATTTATAACACAACTTTCAAATAGAATCCACCTTTGAAATAAAAAATACCAACGAATCGTTAGAAACGTTGGTATTTTTTTATTTGTTCATCTACTTTTGTATCATTGATTTTCTACTTCTTTAATTTCCTCTTTATAAGTATCTAATGCCTCTTCTTGTACTTTATTTATCTCTTCTTCTTGATTATCACTATCATCACCATACAATTCCGTTTCTTTTTCACTATCAACATTCATTTTCCCGAAATTAACCCCTACTGGAACATAATATTTATCTTCTGGATCGTAAGTCAAAAACAACATATAAGTTTCCTTATTTTCCATTTTTTCATAACCTGCAACGTGATAAGTCGTATTTGTTTTTTCGTCATGTCCTTCATTTTCATATATTGGTATGATAGTATCTTCAGCTAAACTTTCTTTAGTATTATTTTTTATAACTTGTGCTATCTTAAAATCAGACATTCTATAGACAGCTAAAATCCCACCTTCAGCATCACGATCAACTTGAGATTCACCACGCTTACTCAGTGAACCAATAACAATCACGTTACTTGCCTTACTAAGTTCTTCTTCACTATCAAAACTATCCGTCTTAGCCTCCGCAGCAACTTCCGTAAAAGGCTTTGGCTTCATTTTCTGATATGTCATATAGCCTCCTATACTTAATAAAAGCACTGCGATAATAGCAATTATCGTCATTTTTTTTCTATCCATAATAAAAACCTCCATTATAAATTAATATTTAGCATTTATACCTTTTTTATCATCTGCTAGCGGATACGCTTTTTGATTAAAATTTAGAGCTCTCATAACAGAAACAGAATTATTTTTACTTTGAGTATGTGATAAACCAATTGTATGTCCAACTTCATGAACAACAGTTTCTCTCTTATTAGCTGCGCTAGTATTTTTAAAAGATTTATAATAAATTATCCGTGCACTTTGTTTCGTTGTATAATATGTTGTAGCATATGTACCAGAATTTTTATTGCTATAGGAATTTTTTATCTCTACACCAACCGCCCCAATACTTCTACTAACCTTTACTTGACTACCTGAATAGTTCCATTTTGTTGCGTAAGCCATATAGCTGTCAAGCTTTTCCTTAATTATAGATGAATCATTAAAATAATTAATACTCTTAGGATTTGTCATCTTTTGTTTGTTAAGTACATAAGCGCTACCCTTTACTGGATTTAATAATACAAAAATCGATAGTACTATTAAAAAAATAATCATAAATCTTTTTTTAGCCATTTCTTCGTTGCCTCCCTTTTCCACTAATAAATTTAATTTATTTAAAAAACTTAAGTGCAGATAAAATAGTGAAATTTCATACTAAATATATCTCCAAATACTTTTGACAAAAGCATATCATTTATTATGAATGTATAACCAAAAATGTAATGAAATGTCCGATTCTTGTCGTGAACGACTGAAAATGAAATTTATTTAGATTTATTCTTACACGATATGTGTATTATTGTGTTTTTCATCACAAAAAAACACACCATTCGAGTTATTATTCAATTTTTATGCACCTTACTTCTCACTCTTCACAAAAAGTTCATATTCAAGTAAAAAAATGTTGAATTCATAAAATAATTTTCATTTTTATTTAGTTAATTATCATTTTTATAACAAGACAATGAATAGAATGGTATAATTATTCAATTAATCTTAAAATTGTTGACTTATAGCAAATTTTCGTGTAATAATAGGCAGCTAGATTTTTTGCATCTAGTAATTTCATTCAACTTTTTACAATTTCATATGCTTGCACTCCTTGAACGTTTATGTTCAGGGCATTTTTCACATAAAAAACACCTAACTGTTGAGTTAGGGTTTCAAATAAATAATGGTTAGTTGTAAATTATAATCAAATTTTCAAACTAGTGAATTCTTGGTAATCTTCTAGTATCTATTAAATCAAATAAAAAACCCCATCACTCATAAAAGTGTTGGGGTTCTAAGTATACCGGCGGCCGGGGTCGAACCGGCACGCCCTTGCGGGCACAGGATTTTGAGTCCAGCGCGTCTGCCAATTCCGCCACGCCGGCGTAACAATATAATAAATTATAACTTTAAAACATTAATTATGCAAATGGAGGCGCCAACCGGATTTGAACCGGTGATAAAGGTTTTGCAGACCTCTGCCTTACCACTTGGCTATGGCGCCGCACAATGTTCAATTTAAAAGCGGAAGACGGGGTTCGAACCCGCGACCCCCACCTTGGCAAGGTGATGTTCTACCGCTGAACTACTTCCGCATTAACTGGGCCAGCTGGATTCGAACCAACGCATGACGGAGTCAAAGTCCGTTGCCTTACCGCTTGGCTATGGCCCAACAATTATATTAGACTTAAAAACAAAAAGGGCGGATGATGGGAATCGAACCCACGAATGCCTGAACCACAATCAGGTGCGTTAACCACTTCGCCACATCCGCCATTATTTTAATATATGGCAGGGGCAGTAGGAATCGAACCCACACTGGAGGTTTTGGAGACCTCAGTTCTACCTTTAAACTATGCCCCTATAAAAATGGTGGAGGGGAGTGGATTCGAACCACCGAACCCGAAGGAGCGGATTTACAGTCCGCCGCGTTTAGCCACTTCGCTACCCCTCCATATTAAAAAAAGAAAAAAGTGGCTTGGGACAGAATCGAACTGCCGACACCTTGAGCTTCAATCAAGTGCTCTACCAACTGAGCTACCAAGCCATAATGGCGGTCCCGACGGGATTTGAACCCGCGATCTCCTGCGTGACAGGCAGGCATGTTAACCCCTACACCACGGAACCACTCTATTGCGGGGGCAGGATTTGAACCTACGACCTTCGGGTTATGAGCCCGACGAGCTACCAGACTGCTCCACCCCGCGACAATAATATTATAAAATTAATGGTGGAGGTTAACGGGATCGAACCGCTGACCCTCTGCTTGTAAGGCAGATGCTCTCCCAGCTGAGCTAAACCTCCATAATTACTATTTTACTCTAAAAACATGAAAATGTCTCTAGTAAGTTTAATAATAAATGACCCGTACGGGATTCGAACCCGTGTTACCGCCGTGAAAGGGCGGTGTCTTAACCGCTTGACCAACGGGCCTAAGTGAAAATATGATGCATTATTATGTGTAAACGGAGAGCAAGGGATTCGAACCCTTGAGACAGCTTACACCGCCTACACGGTTTCCAACCGTGCTCCTTCGGCCACTCGGACAGCTCTCCAGAAAATGGCTCCACAGGCAGGACTCGAACCTGCGACCGATCGGTTAACAGCCGATTGCTCTACCAACTGAGCTACTGTGGAATAATAAATTGCCCGGCAGCGACCTACTCTCGCAGGGGGAAGCCCCCAACTACCATTGGCGCAGAGAAGCTTAACTACCGTGTTCGGGATGGGAACGGGTGTGACCTTCTCGCCATAACTACCAGACAATATTGAGTTGTTGAAAGATTGCTCTCTCAAAACTAGAGAAGAAAGTTTTCAGTTAGGTAACTTCGTTTCATTTTTTGGTTAAGTCCTCGATCGATTAGTATTTGTCCGCTCCATGTATCGCTACACTTCCACTCCAAACCTATCTACCTGATCATCTTTCAGGGATCTTACTTTCCGAAGAAATGGGAAATCTCATCTTGAGGGGGGCTTCACGCTTAGATGCTTTCAGCGTTTATCCCTGCCACACATAGCTACCCAGCGATGCTCCTGGCGGAACAACTGGTACACCAGCGGTGTGTCCATCCCGGTCCTCTCGTACTAAGGACAGCTCCTCTCAAATTTCCTGCGCCCGCGACGGATAGGGACCGAACTGTCTCACGACGTTCTGAACCCAGCTCGCGTGCCGCTTTAATGGGCGAACAGCCCAACCCTTGGGACCGACTACAGCCCCAGGATGCGACGAGCCGACATCGAGGTGCCAAACCTCCCCGTCGATGTGGACTCTTGGGGGAGATAAGCCTGTTATCCCCGGGGTAGCTTTTATCCGTTGAGCGATGGCCCTTCCATGCGGAACCACCGGATCACTAAGCCCGACTTTCGTCCCTGCTCGACTTGTCAGTCTCGCAGTCAAGCTCCCTTGTGCCTTTACACTCTGCGAATGATTTCCATCCATTCTGAGGGAACCTTTGGGCGCCTCCGTTACTCTTTAGGAGGCGACCGCCCCAGTCAAACTGCCCACCTGACACTGTCTCCCCACGCGCTAAGCGTGGCGGGTTAGAATGGTCATACAGCCAGGGTAGTATCCCACCATTGCCTCCTCGTATGCTAGCGCACACGTCTCTTCGGCTCCTACCTATCCTGTACAAGCGGTACAAACATTCCATATCAGGTTGCAGTAAAGCTCCACGGGGTCTTTCCGTCCTGTCGCGGGTAACCTGCATCTTCACAGGTACTATAATTTCACCGAGTCTCTCGTTGAGACAGTGCCCAGATCGTTGCGCCTTTCGTGCGGGTCGGAACTTACCCGACAAGGAATTTCGCTACCTTAGGACCGTTATAGTTACGGCCGCCGTTTACTGGGGCTTCAATTCGTACCTTCGCCGAAGCTAAGCACTCCTCTTAACCTTCCAGCACCGGGCAGGCGTCAGCCCCT
The sequence above is drawn from the Listeria monocytogenes genome and encodes:
- a CDS encoding glutamate decarboxylase; the protein is MLYSKENKESYLEPVFGSSAEDRDIPKYTLGKEPLEPRIAYRLVKDELLDEGSARQNLATFCQTYMEDEATKLMSETLEKNAIDKSEYPRTAELENRCVNIIADLWHAPKDQKFMGTSTIGSSEACMLGGMAMKFAWRKRAEKLGLDIYAQKPNLVISSGYQVCWEKFCVYWDIDMRVVPMDKDHMQLNTDQVLDYVDEYTIGVVGILGITYTGRYDDIYALNEKLEEYNSKTDYKVYIHVDAASGGFFTPFVEPDIIWDFRLKNVISINTSGHKYGLVYPGIGWVLWKDESYLPEELIFKVSYLGGEMPTMQINFSRSASHIIGQYYNFLRYGFEGYRTIHQKTSDVAQYLAHAVEQTGYFDIYNDGSHLPIVCYKLKDDANVKWTLYDLADHLQMRGWQVPAYPLPKNLENIIIQRYVCRADLGFNMAEEFIQDFQASIQELNNAHILFHDTQQSGVHGFTH
- the gadC gene encoding glutamate:gamma-aminobutyrate antiporter, which produces MSKQAKSLTLFGFFAITASMVMTVYEYPTFATSGFHLVFFLLLGGFLWFLPVALCAAEMATVDGWQEGGIFSWVGNTLGERFGFAAIFFQWFQITVGFVTMIYFILGALSYVFDFPALESNPFIKFIGVLIIFWGLTFSQLGGTKNTAKIAKFGFIIGILIPAIILFILGIAYVAGGNPLHVTFSKEAFIPDFSKASTLVIFVSFILAYMGVEASASHVNEMTNPKRDYPLAMIMLVILAIALNTIGGLTISAVLPLKDLSLSSGVVQTFQALILHFGSGLGWAVKLIAIMIALGVMGEVSAWVVGPSRGMYTAAEQGLLPEKMKKVNKHGVPVPLIMVQGIVVTIWAAILTFGGGGNNLSFLTAISLTVVIYLVGYLLFFIGYLVLIFKKSSLKRTYQIPGGKIVKVIVALIGLVTSIFALCISFVPPASIAAKSDTTYMVILSISFIVTVLIPFIIYAVHDKKDISPKDITHLDSSDINKFTHPRARGEHIINPDDKHIMNQDKL
- a CDS encoding macro domain-containing protein; the encoded protein is MTQITYLKGDATNPMAKGNKIIAHICNDVGGWGKGFVLAISRKWKEPEKAYRKWYKDKNDFKLGEVQLIPVTDYISICNMIGQKGTKTGSKGAPIRYEAVESCLEKLSEIAKEQQASIHMPRIGCGLAGGKWEIIEPIIRKTLIANDIEVYIYDFD
- a CDS encoding matrixin family metalloprotease, which translates into the protein MAKKRFMIIFLIVLSIFVLLNPVKGSAYVLNKQKMTNPKSINYFNDSSIIKEKLDSYMAYATKWNYSGSQVKVSRSIGAVGVEIKNSYSNKNSGTYATTYYTTKQSARIIYYKSFKNTSAANKRETVVHEVGHTIGLSHTQSKNNSVSVMRALNFNQKAYPLADDKKGINAKY
- a CDS encoding helix-turn-helix domain-containing protein; the encoded protein is MLTNYIEKDIKRKCLICDFLLKNKHTNLDEIAEYMETSRVTVRSDIHALNEELDGLIVIQMKECADNWVYQCRLQNGATERKVLYKLYDNSMFLKCVAFFVTNVEERKFTDFMDTYFISHSHAYRLKHKVEAFLREIDLTLDNNRITGKEYRVRYLIALLQAEYGVLIYPLLDEEKQMIDDFMATLNLRINIDTLAHNAEGHAYFRSLISMVFKRDIPTSAIILDEQCQKYIESSSFLDMVRKSSKETLEKELGQAFSYNDYLYLMLIYYSTNFSIIDASMKKVELEQFNNLIMKNADLQVLIDLFEEYFGPEVVNHSLFRAALCYFLKKTLFNLQGLIPSNERLLDKKYEPLYMVVKNVLERWNEASEYRVLLIDSHINYLTIHLYPLIYKWNNPVQICIFSFNLINFESCKFQVEQELGRKVRVHETMFNSMEELNQVLAESCEPTIVLCHPNCEMELKEAVDGMIIPISLAFFDRDLVDVERAIQSLRIKEHEKRLAYLRG